The following are encoded in a window of Limibacter armeniacum genomic DNA:
- a CDS encoding CPXCG motif-containing cysteine-rich protein: MDFEEEYFFQCPYCGEEISMIIDLTVSKQTYIEDCEVCCNPIEVSYETENGSIMLFDARSIEQ; encoded by the coding sequence ATGGATTTTGAAGAAGAGTATTTTTTTCAATGTCCTTACTGCGGTGAGGAGATATCTATGATTATAGATTTGACGGTATCAAAACAGACTTATATCGAAGATTGTGAAGTTTGCTGTAACCCGATTGAGGTTAGCTATGAAACAGAAAATGGTAGTATAATGCTTTTTGATGCAAGGTCTATTGAGCAGTAG
- a CDS encoding GNAT family N-acetyltransferase, whose product MTTIIRTNSDNEDFISLVKLLDEDLRIRDGEEHSFFAQYNTIDTIQHVVVVYQDNLAIGCGALKAYEDDIVEIKRMFVLPNLRGNGIASQILSELENWASELSFRLCILETGIKQPEAIRLYQKNDYQLIPNYGQYRNVKSSVCFEKKIKANTRMS is encoded by the coding sequence ATGACTACAATTATCAGGACAAACTCCGATAACGAGGACTTTATATCATTGGTTAAGCTCCTTGACGAAGACCTCCGTATCAGAGACGGTGAAGAGCATTCATTCTTTGCCCAGTACAATACTATAGATACAATTCAACATGTAGTGGTAGTCTATCAGGACAATCTTGCCATTGGATGTGGAGCGCTCAAAGCATACGAAGATGATATAGTGGAAATCAAAAGAATGTTTGTTCTTCCTAATCTCCGTGGCAATGGCATTGCCTCTCAGATTCTATCTGAATTGGAAAATTGGGCCAGCGAACTTTCATTCAGGCTATGTATACTTGAAACAGGAATCAAACAACCTGAAGCAATCAGGCTTTACCAAAAAAATGACTACCAGCTTATCCCGAATTACGGTCAATATAGAAATGTCAAAAGCAGTGTCTGCTTTGAGAAAAAAATAAAAGCTAATACCCGTATGAGCTAA
- a CDS encoding cryptochrome/photolyase family protein, with amino-acid sequence MKSLTLVFPHQLYKEHPAVVKGRQVVLLEDHLYFSQYPFHKQKLVLHRTSMKFYADFLKDSDIRSIYIEANAHEGLESLFEHWKSEGCKEVYYVDTTDYLLERRLERYAGDNRIKLKRFDAPSFLLSREEVTSFLVKDKKRGYLMADFYRDQRKRFDILLTDEGTPEGGKWSFDQENRKKLPADISLPHVYSPRDNKYVKKAKAYVEKYFNSHYGDMDKFSYPVTFDQAKRALDDFIENRIGKFGDYEDAIAKEESVLFHSVLTPMLNTGLLTPDQVLDRTFKLNEKYDIPLNSLEGFVRQIIGWREFMRGIYQLEGNFERKHNHYRFKRKIPEHFWRGETGIEPIDKTIQKVKERGYCHHIERLMILGNFMHLCEFAPDEVYRWFMVFFIDAYDWVMVPNVYGMSQYADGGLITTKPYVSGSNYVLKMSDYSRGEWCDVWDALYWRYIHKHRRSFERNPRMTMIVSLLDKMEKAKLDAHLATAEKYLKNIDRGEKLI; translated from the coding sequence ATGAAATCCCTAACCTTGGTATTCCCACATCAGCTTTACAAAGAACACCCAGCAGTGGTGAAGGGCAGGCAGGTAGTGCTGCTCGAAGACCATCTGTACTTTTCCCAATACCCTTTCCATAAGCAGAAACTGGTATTGCACAGGACTTCGATGAAATTTTATGCTGACTTCTTAAAGGACAGTGACATTCGGTCAATTTATATTGAAGCCAATGCACATGAAGGTTTGGAGTCACTTTTTGAGCATTGGAAAAGCGAAGGGTGTAAAGAGGTTTATTATGTTGATACGACTGATTACTTATTGGAAAGGAGGTTGGAAAGGTATGCAGGAGACAACCGTATTAAGCTGAAACGTTTTGATGCCCCCTCTTTTTTGCTGAGTAGGGAAGAAGTGACTTCGTTTCTGGTAAAGGATAAGAAAAGGGGGTACTTGATGGCTGATTTTTATAGGGACCAACGGAAGCGTTTTGATATTTTACTGACAGATGAAGGGACTCCTGAGGGAGGTAAGTGGAGTTTTGATCAGGAAAACCGGAAAAAACTGCCTGCTGATATATCGTTGCCACATGTTTATTCTCCAAGAGATAATAAGTATGTAAAGAAGGCCAAAGCTTATGTTGAGAAGTATTTTAATAGCCATTATGGTGATATGGATAAGTTCAGCTATCCGGTAACTTTTGATCAGGCAAAAAGGGCTTTGGATGACTTTATAGAAAACAGGATCGGAAAGTTTGGGGATTATGAAGATGCCATTGCTAAGGAAGAATCTGTTCTGTTTCATTCTGTACTTACTCCCATGTTGAATACAGGTTTGTTGACGCCTGATCAGGTATTGGATCGTACGTTTAAGCTGAATGAAAAATATGACATTCCACTCAATTCCTTGGAAGGATTTGTCAGGCAAATTATAGGTTGGCGTGAATTTATGCGTGGTATTTACCAGTTGGAAGGAAATTTTGAAAGAAAGCACAACCATTACCGCTTCAAGAGGAAAATACCGGAACATTTTTGGCGAGGTGAAACAGGAATCGAACCCATAGACAAAACCATACAAAAAGTAAAGGAACGGGGATATTGTCATCATATCGAGCGGCTGATGATTTTGGGTAACTTTATGCACCTTTGTGAGTTTGCGCCAGATGAGGTATACCGTTGGTTTATGGTGTTTTTTATAGATGCTTATGATTGGGTAATGGTACCAAATGTATATGGTATGAGTCAATATGCTGATGGCGGTTTGATTACAACCAAGCCTTATGTATCAGGTTCCAATTATGTGCTTAAAATGAGTGATTACAGTAGAGGAGAATGGTGTGATGTGTGGGATGCTTTGTATTGGCGTTATATCCACAAGCACAGGCGTTCTTTTGAGAGGAATCCGAGAATGACCATGATTGTCTCATTATTGGATAAAATGGAAAAAGCTAAACTGGATGCACATTTGGCAACCGCAGAAAAGTATTTGAAAAATATTGACAGAGGAGAAAAGTTGATTTAA
- a CDS encoding cytochrome P450: MKKLIATLNGIQDNTPFGTEVEGIDLVILKQKEKVNVFYGKCPHQQALLAEGQVEGGRLICHMHGWQFDHETGKRIAGNECLHKFTPLIDGTEVYLDQDEINQWKATHLPKESASKTKSIKSLPHPKGLPFLGNLHQFNFAQMHQDLELLSDELGPLFRIDLAGKEIVVSTSISFNQQLLKNRPKLIRRSKKLSDIINESGVEGVFTAEGDDWQKQRKVTARALNIHHLKTFFPTLTLVTQRLKGQMDLMISENRPIDIHALSVRYTVDITTNLAFGYDMNTIEETGDVIQAHMEVIFPTIFRRLNSPFPYWRYMKLPADRSYEKSIQEVTKTINQFISQAKQKLKANPELRTSPGNFLEAMLVEQEAEDKFTDKEILGNVFTMLLAGEDTTANSIAWAMYFLGMHPEVQEKLHLEAKQVLKEDHLLQNYEDAALLTYTEAVALETLRLKSVAPMLYLDTLEEIEIEGLIIPKGTTLITHNQHSALQSENFTHPKDFVPERWLPNGCPMHTQHNPEASIPFGAGSRFCPGRSLALLEIKVILSMFCKNYHIELKSNPKEVKEQLEFTMLPTNLDVSFTLRKDIPIPETDKAKREK, translated from the coding sequence ATGAAAAAACTCATTGCTACGCTCAACGGCATTCAGGACAACACACCTTTTGGGACAGAAGTAGAAGGAATTGATCTTGTGATTTTAAAGCAAAAGGAAAAGGTTAATGTTTTCTATGGAAAATGCCCTCACCAGCAGGCGCTACTCGCAGAAGGGCAAGTGGAAGGAGGAAGACTAATCTGCCATATGCATGGATGGCAATTTGATCATGAGACTGGAAAAAGAATTGCGGGCAACGAATGTCTCCATAAATTCACTCCACTTATAGATGGGACTGAGGTTTATTTAGATCAGGACGAAATCAACCAATGGAAAGCTACGCACCTACCCAAAGAATCTGCATCTAAGACTAAATCCATTAAAAGCCTTCCTCATCCAAAAGGGCTTCCATTTCTAGGTAATCTACACCAATTCAACTTTGCCCAAATGCATCAGGACCTTGAACTGCTTTCTGATGAATTGGGACCATTATTCAGAATTGACTTAGCTGGAAAAGAAATCGTTGTATCCACCTCGATATCTTTTAATCAGCAGTTACTCAAAAACCGTCCTAAACTGATCCGGAGATCCAAGAAGCTATCCGACATTATCAATGAATCAGGTGTAGAAGGGGTATTTACGGCTGAAGGAGATGATTGGCAAAAACAACGAAAAGTAACAGCCCGTGCCTTGAATATCCATCACCTGAAAACCTTCTTCCCCACACTTACCCTAGTGACTCAGAGGCTTAAAGGTCAAATGGATCTTATGATAAGTGAAAATCGACCAATAGATATACATGCATTATCTGTACGCTATACGGTAGATATTACTACCAACCTTGCTTTTGGTTACGACATGAATACCATAGAAGAGACCGGAGATGTCATTCAGGCTCATATGGAGGTTATTTTCCCAACCATTTTCCGTAGGCTTAATAGTCCATTTCCATACTGGAGGTATATGAAACTTCCTGCTGACCGGTCTTACGAAAAGTCAATACAAGAAGTAACCAAAACGATCAATCAGTTTATCAGTCAGGCAAAGCAAAAGCTGAAAGCAAATCCTGAGTTAAGAACAAGCCCCGGCAATTTTCTTGAAGCCATGCTGGTAGAGCAAGAAGCTGAGGACAAGTTCACTGACAAAGAAATTTTGGGAAATGTTTTTACAATGCTTTTAGCTGGCGAAGATACCACAGCCAACAGTATAGCTTGGGCCATGTATTTTTTGGGGATGCATCCTGAGGTTCAGGAAAAACTGCACCTTGAGGCAAAACAGGTTCTAAAGGAGGATCACTTGCTTCAGAATTATGAGGATGCAGCCCTGCTAACTTACACGGAAGCTGTTGCACTAGAAACACTTCGCCTGAAGTCCGTTGCTCCTATGCTCTACCTTGATACGCTGGAAGAAATTGAGATTGAAGGACTCATCATTCCTAAAGGCACTACACTGATCACTCATAACCAACATTCAGCCTTACAATCTGAGAATTTCACACATCCAAAAGACTTTGTTCCTGAACGGTGGCTACCCAATGGTTGTCCTATGCACACACAACACAACCCTGAAGCATCTATCCCATTTGGTGCTGGTTCAAGATTTTGCCCCGGAAGGAGTCTTGCATTATTAGAGATCAAGGTCATTCTCTCCATGTTTTGCAAAAACTACCATATTGAATTAAAGTCCAATCCTAAAGAGGTAAAAGAGCAGCTAGAGTTTACCATGTTGCCTACCAACCTTGATGTTTCATTTACCTTAAGGAAGGATATACCTATTCCTGAAACGGATAAAGCTAAACGGGAGAAATGA
- a CDS encoding dihydrofolate reductase family protein translates to MRKVVLYIATSMDGFIAKEDGDVNWLHDEAFAEKENDFGYADFLSSIDTTFMGNSTYKVVMGFDIPFPYPDSTNYVVTSDPSQPDTNDVKFIGSEEVKDLLSQIKQQEGKDIWLIGGGKLNAFFLEHGWIDEIRLFIMPIVLGKGIKMFGEVDDFSKKFALKETEVYTTGVVALHYAK, encoded by the coding sequence ATGAGAAAGGTCGTACTTTACATTGCCACAAGTATGGATGGTTTTATCGCTAAAGAAGATGGAGATGTCAACTGGTTGCATGATGAGGCATTTGCTGAGAAAGAAAATGACTTCGGCTATGCAGACTTCTTGAGCAGTATTGACACAACCTTTATGGGCAATAGTACCTACAAAGTTGTAATGGGATTTGATATACCATTTCCTTATCCAGATTCTACTAATTATGTCGTAACATCTGATCCATCACAGCCAGATACCAATGATGTGAAGTTTATAGGTAGTGAAGAGGTAAAGGATTTATTATCCCAGATAAAACAACAAGAAGGAAAGGATATTTGGCTGATTGGAGGTGGAAAGCTCAATGCATTTTTCCTTGAGCATGGATGGATTGATGAAATACGCCTTTTCATTATGCCAATTGTATTGGGGAAAGGTATCAAGATGTTCGGAGAAGTAGATGACTTCAGTAAAAAGTTTGCGCTAAAGGAAACAGAAGTATACACAACAGGAGTCGTAGCATTGCATTATGCTAAATAA
- a CDS encoding VanZ family protein, which produces MSKQNWKSLGPALIWTALTLYAFFFKVPDPPEAISIPYFDKVVHLGIFAGFSFLYIFGLDHQAFFKLSFPKAVLLAIGFSIAYGGIVELIQLYFIPHRSGDFVDFMADIAGVLLGWTCYKPLMKWFEPLTSKYFAL; this is translated from the coding sequence ATGTCAAAACAAAACTGGAAATCGTTGGGACCTGCCCTGATCTGGACAGCCCTTACACTTTATGCATTTTTCTTTAAGGTTCCAGATCCACCTGAGGCAATATCCATACCTTATTTTGATAAGGTGGTACACTTGGGAATCTTTGCAGGATTTAGTTTTCTATACATATTTGGCTTGGATCATCAAGCATTTTTCAAGTTGTCCTTCCCAAAGGCTGTATTGCTGGCTATTGGATTCAGTATTGCCTACGGCGGGATTGTAGAGTTAATTCAACTATACTTTATTCCTCACCGTTCAGGTGATTTCGTTGATTTTATGGCAGATATTGCAGGAGTATTGCTAGGGTGGACCTGTTACAAACCGTTGATGAAATGGTTTGAGCCATTAACTTCCAAATACTTTGCTTTATGA
- a CDS encoding peptidylprolyl isomerase — protein sequence MKKTLISLLLLLSVGLHAQAQLKYKPHKKKDYVVTISTRLGDIKMILFDDALQHKKNFLKLASQHFYDSTSFHRVLDGFMIQGGDPNTKPSNDSTRIGMGGPGYELNAELNTPYKHERGMVAAARQNDSVNPNKKSSGSQFYIVQANEGAHHLDGAYTIFGQVISGMEVVDVIAAEDVDRSARPLEPIRMSVSLERMKKKDITKEFGYEYKGK from the coding sequence ATGAAAAAGACACTAATTTCCCTATTACTCTTACTCTCTGTTGGACTCCATGCTCAAGCCCAACTGAAGTACAAACCGCATAAGAAAAAAGACTATGTTGTGACAATCTCTACAAGGTTGGGAGATATAAAAATGATTCTTTTTGATGATGCTCTCCAGCACAAAAAGAATTTTTTGAAGTTAGCTAGTCAGCATTTTTATGACAGCACATCATTCCATCGGGTATTGGATGGTTTTATGATTCAGGGAGGTGACCCCAATACAAAGCCGTCAAACGATTCTACCAGAATAGGGATGGGAGGACCTGGTTACGAACTAAACGCAGAGCTGAATACTCCATACAAACATGAGAGAGGTATGGTGGCTGCGGCCCGTCAAAACGATAGTGTTAACCCTAACAAAAAATCCAGTGGCAGCCAGTTTTACATTGTACAGGCCAATGAAGGCGCACACCATTTGGATGGCGCATATACCATTTTTGGGCAAGTGATCAGTGGAATGGAGGTTGTTGATGTGATTGCAGCAGAAGATGTTGACAGAAGTGCTCGTCCACTTGAGCCTATCAGAATGAGCGTTTCCTTGGAAAGAATGAAGAAAAAAGACATCACCAAGGAATTCGGTTACGAGTATAAAGGGAAGTAG
- a CDS encoding DUF3822 family protein produces MEDLLLETLLYKAHSDSFDVHNISAYTLCVKIHQSCLSIGVYNDTTRECLAWEGYRLPATQSYSEMRTAIANLVSHHSFLNAIFWKEIRLLMSHPNYTLAPGTYVESEADKELLLRLNTDINTNEERLFEQSIGQTDLHILYPVSNEVLDWFRSFYKNTPIKCYHSVYSTLEYLMLHTERTADKLYLNVQNRDMTIFYLKDGVPLIVNTFHFRGINDFIYFILFVVDELNLKPSDIELIYSGSIFDYQEEIQLLKKYVGKVTPSKRPTKLTYPFKFDDDPEQYDFDLFCTFTC; encoded by the coding sequence TTGGAAGATTTACTCTTAGAAACACTGCTTTATAAAGCACATTCTGACAGCTTTGATGTACATAACATATCTGCATATACGCTCTGTGTTAAGATACATCAGAGCTGTCTTTCTATAGGTGTCTACAACGACACTACTCGAGAGTGCCTTGCCTGGGAAGGCTATAGGCTACCTGCTACTCAATCCTATAGCGAAATGCGAACAGCAATCGCTAACCTTGTCTCTCACCATTCGTTTCTCAATGCCATATTCTGGAAAGAAATTAGGCTATTGATGTCTCACCCTAACTACACTTTAGCTCCTGGTACTTATGTAGAGAGTGAAGCTGACAAAGAGTTGTTGTTAAGGCTCAATACAGATATCAACACGAATGAGGAACGCCTGTTTGAACAATCTATCGGTCAAACTGACCTGCACATCCTGTACCCTGTAAGCAATGAAGTGTTGGACTGGTTCCGTAGCTTCTACAAAAACACCCCCATCAAGTGCTATCACAGCGTTTACAGCACACTTGAATACCTGATGTTGCATACAGAGCGTACAGCGGACAAGCTGTATCTAAATGTACAGAATAGGGACATGACGATCTTTTATTTGAAAGATGGTGTTCCATTGATTGTCAACACTTTCCATTTCAGAGGAATCAATGACTTTATTTACTTCATACTTTTTGTAGTGGATGAGCTTAACCTTAAGCCATCAGACATTGAGTTGATTTACTCAGGAAGCATTTTTGACTATCAGGAAGAGATTCAGTTGCTCAAAAAGTATGTAGGCAAAGTAACTCCTAGCAAAAGGCCTACAAAGCTCACTTATCCATTTAAGTTTGACGATGATCCGGAACAGTACGACTTCGACTTGTTCTGTACCTTTACTTGTTAA
- the coaD gene encoding pantetheine-phosphate adenylyltransferase produces the protein MKKIAIFPGTFDPFTKGHEDIVLRGSRIFDEVIIGLGHNAKKKRFFSADEMLDKINDHFKDNPKIQAIKYEGLTAKLAKTYDANFLLRGLRNTTDFEYENNIAQANKHVFNNLETVFIYTSPEYSYISSTIIRELHSYGQDVSEFVPFPL, from the coding sequence ATGAAAAAGATTGCCATTTTTCCCGGAACGTTTGACCCATTCACTAAAGGACATGAAGATATTGTGCTTAGGGGATCACGTATTTTTGATGAGGTAATCATCGGGCTTGGACACAATGCGAAAAAGAAACGTTTTTTTTCGGCAGATGAGATGCTGGATAAAATCAATGACCATTTCAAGGACAACCCGAAGATTCAAGCAATCAAGTATGAAGGGCTTACCGCAAAACTGGCTAAGACATACGATGCCAACTTCTTGTTGAGGGGCTTGCGAAACACTACTGATTTTGAGTATGAAAACAATATTGCACAAGCCAACAAACATGTTTTCAATAACCTTGAAACCGTTTTTATCTATACATCTCCAGAATACTCTTATATCAGCTCCACTATTATCCGTGAGCTGCATAGTTATGGCCAAGATGTAAGCGAATTTGTGCCTTTCCCTCTCTAA
- a CDS encoding DUF5723 family protein: protein MKNIYKWLAAALFSISAIDASAQHSSAMHFMTSLPQSTHQNPARRLNHKVSILLPVIGQTSADLTTDLSFNKLFTKGDNGKYFLDIDKVAANIEGESINRMQSNINLLGVYFNGKKVSVRVSVQEIMDFHVGIPADLPGIISKGPASEQYLGKEVNIAPSLSFQHYHNIVLGGAYDVNEKLTVGVNLNAKVGVQALQMEDARLTIKQEDAPNYPISTSSDAQIYASAGYVTINTETNEIEVDSDNLDSQSFFDPSNFGLMFDFGATYRYTDRITFEASLLNVGSSVKWKSNLLGYSVTLDEDKLAYEGADPALFASGEEEDLFDLEDAYSFDEIDEVEAFKIKQALRFNVGASYELARNLTAGALVSATGYRGSFIPGISLSIDQELGDFLGLGLSYEGDRFGHKLGSVVTMGFPGVKFYLASDNLISTGLWAKNAQAMDAQVGLVLNFGRSEIFKEYREIHRKKKRS from the coding sequence ATGAAAAATATATATAAATGGCTGGCTGCCGCACTGTTTTCTATTTCAGCAATCGATGCATCAGCACAGCATTCTTCAGCAATGCACTTTATGACTTCATTGCCCCAATCTACGCATCAGAATCCAGCAAGAAGGCTTAATCATAAAGTATCTATCCTATTACCTGTAATTGGACAGACTAGCGCTGATTTAACGACAGACCTTTCATTCAACAAGTTGTTCACGAAAGGTGACAATGGTAAATACTTTCTAGATATAGACAAGGTTGCTGCCAATATAGAGGGTGAAAGCATCAACAGAATGCAAAGTAACATCAACCTGTTGGGTGTTTATTTCAATGGCAAAAAAGTATCTGTCCGTGTCAGTGTACAAGAGATCATGGATTTCCATGTAGGAATTCCTGCTGACTTGCCAGGCATTATTTCAAAAGGTCCTGCAAGCGAACAGTACTTGGGCAAAGAAGTCAATATTGCGCCATCACTGAGCTTCCAACACTACCACAATATAGTACTTGGTGGTGCTTATGATGTAAATGAAAAGCTTACAGTAGGTGTCAACCTTAATGCAAAAGTCGGTGTACAAGCTCTCCAAATGGAAGATGCCAGACTGACGATCAAGCAGGAAGACGCTCCTAACTACCCAATATCTACATCTTCAGATGCACAGATCTATGCCAGTGCAGGGTACGTTACCATCAATACTGAAACCAATGAGATAGAGGTGGATTCTGACAACCTTGACAGCCAGTCATTTTTTGATCCGTCTAACTTTGGTCTGATGTTCGACTTTGGTGCGACATACCGCTATACTGACCGCATCACTTTTGAAGCAAGCTTGCTGAATGTAGGTAGTAGTGTCAAATGGAAGAGCAACCTGCTTGGATACTCCGTAACACTTGACGAGGATAAACTGGCTTATGAAGGTGCTGACCCTGCACTATTTGCTTCAGGTGAAGAAGAAGACCTTTTTGATTTGGAAGATGCTTACAGCTTCGACGAAATTGACGAAGTAGAAGCCTTTAAGATTAAGCAGGCACTACGTTTCAATGTTGGTGCAAGCTACGAACTAGCACGTAACCTGACTGCTGGTGCGTTAGTTTCGGCTACTGGTTACAGAGGTAGTTTTATCCCAGGTATTTCCCTTTCGATCGATCAGGAACTTGGTGATTTCTTAGGTCTGGGACTTTCTTATGAAGGTGATAGATTTGGACATAAACTGGGTAGTGTTGTTACAATGGGCTTCCCTGGCGTGAAGTTTTATCTTGCTAGTGACAACTTAATTTCAACAGGACTTTGGGCTAAAAATGCACAAGCAATGGATGCACAGGTTGGATTGGTGTTAAACTTCGGTAGAAGTGAAATATTCAAAGAATACAGAGAAATTCACCGAAAAAAGAAAAGATCATAA
- a CDS encoding CHAT domain-containing protein: protein MRFFLMLLALLTVNCALAQHTRWQITLNNAEALFEEGDFNEEKYFETIDTLRADPLTAAYELTGKADGLLIEMNRLTAVAYQQLGNAEEVDYFNRIADSIEKYSREREELVANMAEFDSLSGKWSVGQLKSYLNKNLGIADKALGSEHPLRGILLYHKAKVNFQLKDFQSAIASISAAEKILLGFMAESASVYSDMILLKAESFFALGDTDKAATTCKQYIWVKEKEMSLLESNFGFHQKETFFRDNKGNLSRLYALVASLSDSNESLVGELYSFVIRLKELHLAYVYRVKEKAYRSTDQQLNALLREWENMVDQTAQAYRERIFNTKDSINYSGAWSKLQLKKRELSILEKQIGDRAEQIRLLIPDYEANWYNIQSALALDEVAVEIIKASVGADAKYYALVLKGGNHPPEMVEIGSVSDLEHLSYGQYLRENGVRGTSSLATAPVKLRLNPLDESLYSKYWEPFGHLLGNANKVFLSSDGVFHKINPETFMLEEGGYLFDKIQIERVNSTAVLIKPEVRNTRLGKGALVSDPQFNFDNKTLSESKVEESVKVRYLSDFVDLAPLPFAKEEVRLIRKLYTDKETKLYTGYQASEETVKEIVQPYFLHIATHSFWNEQYADEPMLNAGIVLSGVENYESETKFPKGDGILNAYEVMGMDLYGTELTVLSACETGLGRVQDGQGVFGLQRAFLIAGVKTLIVSLWRVDDKVTKDMMALFYQYWKNGNTKSDAFRKARSEIKQQYPDTPYYWGSFVMLHNDH from the coding sequence ATGAGATTTTTTTTAATGCTGTTGGCATTGCTAACGGTGAATTGTGCATTAGCACAACATACCCGGTGGCAGATTACGCTCAATAATGCAGAAGCACTTTTTGAAGAAGGAGATTTCAATGAGGAAAAGTATTTTGAAACGATTGATACACTTCGTGCAGACCCTCTTACCGCTGCATATGAATTGACAGGAAAAGCAGATGGCCTGCTTATCGAGATGAACAGGCTTACCGCTGTTGCATATCAGCAATTGGGTAATGCAGAAGAAGTAGATTACTTTAACCGTATTGCTGATAGTATTGAAAAATACAGCCGTGAGCGAGAAGAACTTGTGGCTAATATGGCTGAATTTGATTCTCTGTCAGGTAAGTGGTCGGTAGGGCAGTTAAAAAGCTACCTGAATAAAAACCTTGGTATTGCAGATAAGGCACTTGGAAGTGAGCACCCACTTAGAGGTATATTGTTGTATCATAAGGCAAAGGTAAATTTTCAGCTCAAAGACTTTCAATCTGCAATTGCTTCCATCTCAGCAGCTGAGAAAATTCTGTTGGGTTTTATGGCAGAGTCAGCTTCTGTATATTCTGATATGATCTTGCTGAAAGCAGAGTCGTTTTTTGCTTTGGGTGATACTGATAAGGCAGCAACCACTTGCAAACAATATATTTGGGTTAAGGAAAAGGAAATGAGCTTGCTTGAAAGCAATTTTGGTTTCCATCAGAAAGAGACATTTTTTAGAGATAATAAAGGTAACCTTTCACGCCTTTATGCTTTGGTGGCATCCCTTTCAGACTCCAATGAAAGCTTGGTGGGTGAACTTTACAGTTTTGTGATCAGGCTAAAAGAACTTCACCTTGCATATGTATATAGGGTCAAAGAAAAGGCATACCGATCAACTGATCAGCAATTGAATGCCTTATTGAGGGAGTGGGAAAATATGGTTGACCAAACTGCTCAAGCTTATCGCGAGCGTATTTTCAATACAAAGGATTCCATCAATTATTCAGGGGCATGGTCAAAGCTTCAGTTGAAAAAACGGGAGCTGTCAATACTGGAAAAGCAAATAGGGGATCGGGCTGAACAGATTCGCCTTCTGATTCCTGATTATGAAGCAAACTGGTACAACATTCAGTCTGCATTGGCTTTGGATGAGGTAGCCGTAGAAATTATTAAGGCTTCCGTAGGAGCTGATGCTAAATATTATGCTTTGGTTTTAAAGGGAGGAAATCACCCACCTGAAATGGTGGAGATCGGATCGGTATCCGACCTTGAACACTTAAGCTATGGCCAATATCTACGTGAAAATGGTGTAAGAGGAACCAGTTCCTTGGCGACAGCCCCCGTTAAGTTGAGGCTGAATCCATTGGATGAATCTCTTTACAGTAAATATTGGGAGCCTTTTGGACACTTGTTGGGTAATGCTAACAAAGTATTCTTGTCTTCTGATGGAGTGTTCCATAAGATTAATCCAGAAACATTTATGTTGGAAGAGGGGGGGTATCTATTTGATAAAATTCAGATAGAGAGAGTCAATAGTACAGCTGTGCTTATTAAGCCTGAGGTAAGGAATACCCGCCTTGGAAAAGGAGCATTGGTTAGTGATCCCCAATTTAACTTTGATAATAAGACGTTATCTGAAAGTAAAGTGGAGGAGTCCGTAAAGGTTCGTTATCTCAGTGACTTTGTGGACTTGGCTCCATTACCATTTGCAAAAGAGGAAGTCAGACTGATCAGAAAGCTGTATACAGATAAAGAAACCAAACTTTACACAGGGTATCAGGCGAGTGAAGAAACGGTAAAAGAAATTGTTCAACCTTATTTTTTACATATCGCAACGCATAGCTTCTGGAATGAACAGTATGCCGACGAGCCAATGCTCAATGCTGGTATCGTACTGTCAGGAGTAGAAAATTATGAGAGTGAAACAAAGTTTCCGAAGGGAGATGGTATCCTGAATGCCTATGAAGTTATGGGAATGGATCTGTATGGAACAGAACTAACGGTACTTTCGGCTTGTGAGACAGGACTCGGTCGTGTTCAGGATGGACAAGGAGTGTTTGGCTTACAACGTGCATTCCTGATAGCAGGTGTCAAAACCTTGATCGTATCTCTTTGGAGGGTAGATGACAAGGTGACAAAAGACATGATGGCGCTATTTTACCAATATTGGAAAAATGGAAACACGAAGTCTGATGCCTTTAGAAAAGCGAGGTCTGAGATCAAGCAGCAATACCCTGATACCCCTTACTATTGGGGTAGTTTTGTAATGCTTCACAATGACCACTAG